A genomic window from Peromyscus maniculatus bairdii isolate BWxNUB_F1_BW_parent chromosome 1, HU_Pman_BW_mat_3.1, whole genome shotgun sequence includes:
- the Pprc1 gene encoding peroxisome proliferator-activated receptor gamma coactivator-related protein 1 isoform X8, whose product MAARRGRRDRAAPPPTGGPGPDPGGGVRGGGWASWSQAPHGTVGAVSAAEQVHEEGDDSSFVNLSRLGSSLRDKDLEMEELILQDETLLETMQNYMDASLISLIEDFGSLGEQNRLSLEDQNEMSLLTALTEILDNADSENLSPFDSIPDSELLVSPRESSSLHKLLTLSRTPPERDLITPIDPGTGGSRVEMSLADSPWDFSPPPFLETSSPRLPSWRPSRPRPRWGQSPPPQQRSDGEEEEEVASFSGQMLAGELDTSVNSVDFPMHLACPEEEDKPTAAKVAVAAPGDESISSLSELVRAMHPYCLPNLTHLASLEGELPEQADDLTLPEGCVVLEIVGQAATAGDDLEIPVVVRQIPSGSQSVLLDESVGTSPALQLLMPTMEAGTEAVPKVDPCPDQEEVSLNSACLLEPKEIMESLSPKEPQNPPTNAIQASQRVPRKGRKKKSKEQPAACLEGYTRRLRSSSRGQSTVTTEVNSQAGNLQKQPQEEVQREAEAPQSRGKPRAWARAWAAALEKTGSEDLQRSTGQDSSAEEDALDLCPKLLDTSRANPILSLNDSAQADPMPVDSVEADATAFGHAVAESVPVDQASAGTELLGPLPVGPVLTDPVQADRARIGPAVAIPTSDNVSPAGAIPADTVVADPVPNDLTPVDPVVVKSRPTDPRRAAIAAAQGSRLSLESSNQPRAVTPDGKGVLGPPKVEGSTSATTQEARPRPLSLSEYRQRRQQRQKEAEGRSSQPPAGKWPSLPETPTELADIPCLVPPAPAKKTAPQRSPVALAETCFVSVGTSPASPSPEPSASKPMASAHSEQVPSHEVPLAVRPPPPALQSVSPAGPIPSAMPPPLPFPPGIPPLLPLPSGGHGVPSVPPPPLQPPGLAVSVRQMPPDPYAHSAPVPPWPWYPSVSSPGYPCLPPQPTVPMVSGTPGTYAVPPTCNVPWVPPPAPVSPYSSSCAYGPVGWGPGPQQPPQPPLWSTVSPPLSSASAGRAVPPSKVESSSNPAGPPEDKLPVPVTPSLSSGPASPIAPSIEPPKLEPQPVPVSPQPKHKESTLAQSPQAKAPPCLAAECEALGESASERLKPEAQETSTKEKPPSAAVKAVPIPRQSTVPKMPAVHPARLRKLSFLPTPRSQGSEDVVQAFISEIGIEASDLSSLLEQFEKSEAKKECPLPAPADSLAVGNSGSIDTPPEKRPLDRLQAPELANVAGLTPPATPPHQLWKPLAAVSLLARAKSPKSTAQEGTLKPEGVTEAKHPAAACLQEGVHGPSPVHVGSGDHDYCVRSRTPPRKMPALVIPEVGSRWNVKRHQDITIKPVLSLGPAAPLLPCTTSQEPLDHRTRNEQAEPPAPCLAPSSLLSPEASPCRNDMNTRTPSEPPGKQQSMRCYRKACRSVSPPGRGWQGRRGRSSRSVSSGSNRTSEASSSSSVSSSSRSRSRSLSPPHKRWRRSSCSSSGRSRRCSSSSSSSSSSSSSSSSSRSRSPSVSPHRRSDRRRRYSSYRSNDHYQRQRVLQKERAIEERRVVFIGKIPSRMTRSELKQRFSVFGEIEECTIHFRVQGDNYGFVTYRYAEEAFAAIESGHKLRQADEQPFDLCFGGRRQFCKRSYSDLDSNREDFDPAPVKSKFDSLDFDTLLKQAQKNLRR is encoded by the exons ATGGCGGCGCGCCGGGGACGGAGAGACCGAGCCGCGCCGCCTCCGACTGGGGGCCCAGGTCCCGACCCTGGCGGTGGAGTTCGCGGCGGCGGTTGGGCGAGTTGGAGCCAAGCGCCGCATGGGACCGTGGGCGCCGTGAGCGCTGCGGAGCAG GTCCATGAGGAGGGGGATGACTCTAGCTTTGTCAATCTTTCTCGACTGGGCTCCTCTCTGAGGGATAAAGACCTGGAAATGGAGGAGCTGATACTGCAGGATGAGACACTACTGGAGACCATGCAGAACTACATGGATGcttccctcatctccctcatTGAGGATTTTGGGAGTCTTGGAGAG CAGAACAGGCTATCTCTGGAGGACCAGAACGAAATGTCGCTGCTCACAGCTCTGACAGAGATCCTGGACAACGCAGATTCTGAAAACCTGTCCCCATTTGACAGCATTCCTGATTCAGAGCTGCTTGTGTCTCCTCGGGAGAGCTCCTCT CTCCACAAGCTACTCACTCTCTCTCGGACACCCCCAGAACGTGACCTCATCACCCCAATTGATCCTGGCACAGGCGGTAGCAGG GTTGAGATGTCCCTTGCAGATTCTCCTTGGGActtctctccacctcctttctTGGAAACTTCTTCCCCGAGGCTGCCTAGTTGGAGACCCTCAAGACCAAGACCTCGATGGGGtcagtcccctcccccccagcagcGCAgtgatggagaagaggaggaggaggtcgcCAGCTTCAGTGGTCAGATGCTTGCTGGAGAACTGGACACCTCTGTGAACAGCGTGGACTTCCCCATGCACCTGGCATGCCCAGAGGAGGAAGACAAGCCAACAGCAGCAAAGGTGGCAGTGGCAGCACCTGGCGATGAGAGCATCTCCTCATTGAGTGAGCTGGTACGCGCCATGCATCCATACTGCTTGCCCAACCTCACCCACTTGGCGTCACTTGAGGGTGAGCTTCCGGAACAGGCGGACGATTTGACACTGCCGGAGGGTTGCGTAGTGCTGGAGATAGTGGGCCAGGCCGCCACAGCTGGTGATGACCTGGAGATCCCAGTTGTGGTGCGGCAGATTCCTTCTGGATCCCAGTCTGTACTCTTGGATGAGTCTGTAGGGACCAGTCCTGCCTTGCAGCTACTCATGCCCACCATGGAGGCTGGGACGGAAGCTGTGCCTAAGGTTGACCCTTGCCCTGATCAAGAAGAAGTATCATTGAACTCTGCCTGCTTATTGGAGCCCAAGGAAATCATGGAGTCATTGTCGCCCAAGGAGCCTCAGAACCCACCCACTAATGCAATTCAGGCTTCTCAGAGAGTTCCCAGaaagggcaggaagaagaaaagcaaggaacAGCCAGCAGCCTGTTTGGAAGGCTATACCAGGAGGCTGAGATCATCTTCTCGTGGACAGTCTACTGTGACTACAGAGGTGAACTCTCAGGCAGGCAACTTACAGAAACAGCCTCAGGAAGAAGTTCAGAGAGAGGCTGAGGCTCCTCAGAGCAGGGGGAAGCCACGGGCGTGGGCTCGGGCGTGGGCAGCTGCCTTGGAGAAGACTGGGTCTGAGGACTTACAAAGAAGTACAGGCCAGGATAGTTCTGCTGAAGAAGATGCTCTGGACCTCTGCCCTAAGCTGCTCGACACTAGTCGAGCCAACCCCATTCTCTCACTGAATGACTCTGCTCAAGCCGACCCCATGCCAGTTGACTCTGTTGAAGCTGATGCCACTGCATTTGGCCATGCTGTAGCTGAGTCTGTACCTGTTGACCAGGCTTCGGCTGGTACAGAGCTGCTCGGTCCTCTCCCAGTAGGCCCAGTGCTGACTGACCCAGTCCAGGCTGACAGGGCAAGAATTGGACCTGCCGTGGCCATTCCCACTTCAGATAACGTGTCTCCAGCTGGTGCTATCCCAGCTGACACAGTGGTAGCCGACCCCGTTCCAAATGACCTGACTCCAGTAGATCCTGTGGTAGTTAAGTCCAGACCAACTGACCCTAGACGTGCTGCAATAGCAGCAGCTCAGGGGAGTCGTCTTTCCCTGGAGTCCTCTAACCAGCCCAGGGCCGTCACCCCTGACGGCAAGGGTGTTCTAGGTCCTCCGAAGGTGGAAGGTAGCACCAGTGCTACAACCCAAGAAGCCAGACCTCGGCCTCTCAGCCTGTCTGAGTACCGGCAACGAAGGCAGCAACGGCAAAAAGAAGCAGAAGGCAGGAGTTCTCAGCCCCCCGCTGGCAAGTGGCCTAGTCTCCCAGAGACCCCCACAGAACTGGCAGATATCCCCTGTCTCGTTCCACCAGCCCCAGCCAAGAAGACCGctccacagagaagccctgtagCTCTAGcagagacttgttttgtgtctgtggGTACCAGCCCTGCTTCCCCTAGTCCCGAGCCGTCTGCCAGCAAACCTATGGCTTCAGCTCACTCTGAACAGGTGCCGTCTCATGAGGTGCCACTTGCAGTTAGACCGCCCCCTCCCGCCTTGCAGTCTGTGTCTCCTGCTGGGCCCATCCCTTCCGCAATGCCccctcctctgcctttccctccaGGCAtacctcctctgcttcctcttccttcaggTGGCCACGGAGTCCCCAGTGTGCCCCCACCTCCCTTGCAGCCACCCGGCCTTGCAGTGTCCGTGAGACAAATGCCACCTGACCCCTATGCCCACTCTGCCCCTGTGCCACCCTGGCCTTGGTATCCTTCTGTGTCCTCTCCCGGCTACCCTTGTCTGCCCCCACAACCAACGGTGCCCATGGTGTCTGGCACTCCTGGCACCTATGCTGTACCCCCAACTTGCAATGTGCCTTGGGTACCCCCTCCTGCACCAGTTTCACCTTACAGCTCCAGCTGTGCCTATGGGCCTGTGGGGTGGGGCCCAGGGCCGCAGCAGCCTCCGCAGCCTCCGCTCTGGTCTACTGTCTCCCCACCTTTGTCTTCAGCCTCAGCTGGAAGAGCTGTTCCCCCATCCAAGGTAGAATCCAGTAGTAATCCAGCTGGTCCTCCTGAAGATAAGCTTCCTGTGCCAGTGACTCCTTCCCTAAGCTCTGGGCCGGCCAGCCCCATAGCTCCATCGATAGAGCCCCCAAAGCTAGAGCCTCAGCCAGTGCCTGTGTCTCCCCAGCCAAAACACAAAGAGTCTACCTTGGCACAAAGTCCCCAGGCCAAGgctccaccatgtctggctgccgAGTGTGAAGCTCTTGGGGAGTCTGCATCAGAGAGGCTAAAGCCTGAGGCTCAGGAGACCTCAACAAAGGAGAAGCCCCCCTCTGCAGCTGTCAAGGCTGTTCCCATACCAAGGCAGAGCACTGTCCCGAAGATGCCTGCTGTCCATCCAGCCCGTCTAAGGAAGCTGTCCTTCCTGCCCACCCCGCGTTCTCAGGGCTCTGAGGATGTGGTCCAGGCATTCATCAGTGAGATTG GAATCGAAGCATCGGACCTGTCCAGTCTGTTGGAGCAGTTTGAGAAATCAGAAG CCAAAAAGGAGTGTCCTCTCCCGGCTCCTGCTGACAGCTTGGCTGTAGGAAACTCAGG CAGCATTGACACTCCCCCGGAGAAGAGACCCCTAGACCGGTTACAAGCCCCAGAACTGGCCAACGTGGCAG gGCTCACCCCTCCAGCTACCCCTCCCCACCAGTTATGGAAGCCCCTGGCTGCTGTCTCACTGTTGGCCAGAGCCAAATCTCCTAAATCTACCGCCCAGGAGGGAACCCTGAAGCCTGAAGGAGTTACAGAGGCCAAACATCCAGCTGCAGCCTGCCTCCAAGAAGGGGTCCATGGTCCTAGTCCTgtccatgtgggctctggggaccaTGACTATTGTGTCCGAAGCAGGACACCCCCCAGAAAGATGCCTGCCCTAGTCATTCCAGAGGTGGGCTCCCGATGGAATGTCAAGCGCCATCAGGATATCACCATCAAACCTGTCTTGTCACTGGGCCCAGCCGCTCCCCTACTTCCATGCACGACTTCCCAGGAACCACTTGATCACAGGACTAGAAATGAGCAGGCAGAGCCTCCAGCGCCCTGCCTTGCCCCGTCCTCCCTGCTGTCTCCTGAGGCCTCACCCTGCCGGAATGACATGAACACTAGGACTCCCTCTGAGCCCCCAGGCAAGCAGCAGTCAATGCGCTGTTACCGAAAAGCCTGCAGATCAGTCAGCCCCCCAGGTCGGGGCTGGCAGGGCCGCCGTGGCCGCAGCAGCCGGTCTGTCAGCTCTGGGTCCAACCGGACCAGCGAAGCATCCTCCTCTTCATCGGTGTCTTCCTCATCCCGATCCCGGTCCAggtccctctcccccccccacaagAGGTGGCGAAG GTCCAGCTGCAGTTCCTCTGGGCGCTCCAGAAGGTGTTCATCCtcttcatcatcttcctcctcttcctcatcctcatcctccagttccagaagccgttctccctctgtctcccctcacAGAAGAAGTGATCGAAGACGGCG GTACAGCTCTTACCGTTCAAATGACCATTACCAAAGGCAGAGGGTGCTGCAGAAGGAGCGCGCCATA GAGGAGAGAAGGGTAGTCTTCATTGGGAAAATACCTAGCCGCATGACTCGGtcagagctgaagcagaggttCTCTGTTTTTGGAGAGATTGAGGAGTGCACCATTCATTTTCGTGTTCAAGG CGACAACTATGGTTTCGTCACTTACCGTTATGCTGAAGAGGCCTTCGCAGCTATCGAGAGTGGCCACAAGTTGCGGCAGGCAGATGAACAGCCCTTTGACCTTTGCTTTGGGGGCCGCAGGCAGTTCTGCAAGAGGAGCTACTCTGACCTTG ACTCCAATCGGGAAGACTTTGATCCTGCCCCGGTGAAGAGCAAATTTGATTCTCTTGACTTTGATACATTGTTGAAACAGGCCCAGAAGAACCTGAGGAGGTAA
- the Pprc1 gene encoding peroxisome proliferator-activated receptor gamma coactivator-related protein 1 isoform X1, whose product MAARRGRRDRAAPPPTGGPGPDPGGGVRGGGWASWSQAPHGTVGAVSAAEQVHEEGDDSSFVNLSRLGSSLRDKDLEMEELILQDETLLETMQNYMDASLISLIEDFGSLGENRLSLEDQNEMSLLTALTEILDNADSENLSPFDSIPDSELLVSPRESSSLHKLLTLSRTPPERDLITPIDPGTGGSRVEMSLADSPWDFSPPPFLETSSPRLPSWRPSRPRPRWGQSPPPQQRSDGEEEEEVASFSGQMLAGELDTSVNSVDFPMHLACPEEEDKPTAAKVAVAAPGDESISSLSELVRAMHPYCLPNLTHLASLEGELPEQADDLTLPEGCVVLEIVGQAATAGDDLEIPVVVRQIPSGSQSVLLDESVGTSPALQLLMPTMEAGTEAVPKVDPCPDQEEVSLNSACLLEPKEIMESLSPKEPQNPPTNAIQASQRVPRKGRKKKSKEQPAACLEGYTRRLRSSSRGQSTVTTEVNSQAGNLQKQPQEEVQREAEAPQSRGKPRAWARAWAAALEKTGSEDLQRSTGQDSSAEEDALDLCPKLLDTSRANPILSLNDSAQADPMPVDSVEADATAFGHAVAESVPVDQASAGTELLGPLPVGPVLTDPVQADRARIGPAVAIPTSDNVSPAGAIPADTVVADPVPNDLTPVDPVVVKSRPTDPRRAAIAAAQGSRLSLESSNQPRAVTPDGKGVLGPPKVEGSTSATTQEARPRPLSLSEYRQRRQQRQKEAEGRSSQPPAGKWPSLPETPTELADIPCLVPPAPAKKTAPQRSPVALAETCFVSVGTSPASPSPEPSASKPMASAHSEQVPSHEVPLAVRPPPPALQSVSPAGPIPSAMPPPLPFPPGIPPLLPLPSGGHGVPSVPPPPLQPPGLAVSVRQMPPDPYAHSAPVPPWPWYPSVSSPGYPCLPPQPTVPMVSGTPGTYAVPPTCNVPWVPPPAPVSPYSSSCAYGPVGWGPGPQQPPQPPLWSTVSPPLSSASAGRAVPPSKVESSSNPAGPPEDKLPVPVTPSLSSGPASPIAPSIEPPKLEPQPVPVSPQPKHKESTLAQSPQAKAPPCLAAECEALGESASERLKPEAQETSTKEKPPSAAVKAVPIPRQSTVPKMPAVHPARLRKLSFLPTPRSQGSEDVVQAFISEIGIEASDLSSLLEQFEKSEAKKECPLPAPADSLAVGNSGSIDTPPEKRPLDRLQAPELANVAGLTPPATPPHQLWKPLAAVSLLARAKSPKSTAQEGTLKPEGVTEAKHPAAACLQEGVHGPSPVHVGSGDHDYCVRSRTPPRKMPALVIPEVGSRWNVKRHQDITIKPVLSLGPAAPLLPCTTSQEPLDHRTRNEQAEPPAPCLAPSSLLSPEASPCRNDMNTRTPSEPPGKQQSMRCYRKACRSVSPPGRGWQGRRGRSSRSVSSGSNRTSEASSSSSVSSSSRSRSRSLSPPHKRWRRSSCSSSGRSRRCSSSSSSSSSSSSSSSSSRSRSPSVSPHRRSDRRRRYSSYRSNDHYQRQRVLQKERAIEERRVVFIGKIPSRMTRSELKQRFSVFGEIEECTIHFRVQGDNYGFVTYRYAEEAFAAIESGHKLRQADEQPFDLCFGGRRQFCKRSYSDLDSNREDFDPAPVKSKFDSLDFDTLLKQAQKNLRR is encoded by the exons ATGGCGGCGCGCCGGGGACGGAGAGACCGAGCCGCGCCGCCTCCGACTGGGGGCCCAGGTCCCGACCCTGGCGGTGGAGTTCGCGGCGGCGGTTGGGCGAGTTGGAGCCAAGCGCCGCATGGGACCGTGGGCGCCGTGAGCGCTGCGGAGCAG GTCCATGAGGAGGGGGATGACTCTAGCTTTGTCAATCTTTCTCGACTGGGCTCCTCTCTGAGGGATAAAGACCTGGAAATGGAGGAGCTGATACTGCAGGATGAGACACTACTGGAGACCATGCAGAACTACATGGATGcttccctcatctccctcatTGAGGATTTTGGGAGTCTTGGAGAG AACAGGCTATCTCTGGAGGACCAGAACGAAATGTCGCTGCTCACAGCTCTGACAGAGATCCTGGACAACGCAGATTCTGAAAACCTGTCCCCATTTGACAGCATTCCTGATTCAGAGCTGCTTGTGTCTCCTCGGGAGAGCTCCTCT CTCCACAAGCTACTCACTCTCTCTCGGACACCCCCAGAACGTGACCTCATCACCCCAATTGATCCTGGCACAGGCGGTAGCAGG GTTGAGATGTCCCTTGCAGATTCTCCTTGGGActtctctccacctcctttctTGGAAACTTCTTCCCCGAGGCTGCCTAGTTGGAGACCCTCAAGACCAAGACCTCGATGGGGtcagtcccctcccccccagcagcGCAgtgatggagaagaggaggaggaggtcgcCAGCTTCAGTGGTCAGATGCTTGCTGGAGAACTGGACACCTCTGTGAACAGCGTGGACTTCCCCATGCACCTGGCATGCCCAGAGGAGGAAGACAAGCCAACAGCAGCAAAGGTGGCAGTGGCAGCACCTGGCGATGAGAGCATCTCCTCATTGAGTGAGCTGGTACGCGCCATGCATCCATACTGCTTGCCCAACCTCACCCACTTGGCGTCACTTGAGGGTGAGCTTCCGGAACAGGCGGACGATTTGACACTGCCGGAGGGTTGCGTAGTGCTGGAGATAGTGGGCCAGGCCGCCACAGCTGGTGATGACCTGGAGATCCCAGTTGTGGTGCGGCAGATTCCTTCTGGATCCCAGTCTGTACTCTTGGATGAGTCTGTAGGGACCAGTCCTGCCTTGCAGCTACTCATGCCCACCATGGAGGCTGGGACGGAAGCTGTGCCTAAGGTTGACCCTTGCCCTGATCAAGAAGAAGTATCATTGAACTCTGCCTGCTTATTGGAGCCCAAGGAAATCATGGAGTCATTGTCGCCCAAGGAGCCTCAGAACCCACCCACTAATGCAATTCAGGCTTCTCAGAGAGTTCCCAGaaagggcaggaagaagaaaagcaaggaacAGCCAGCAGCCTGTTTGGAAGGCTATACCAGGAGGCTGAGATCATCTTCTCGTGGACAGTCTACTGTGACTACAGAGGTGAACTCTCAGGCAGGCAACTTACAGAAACAGCCTCAGGAAGAAGTTCAGAGAGAGGCTGAGGCTCCTCAGAGCAGGGGGAAGCCACGGGCGTGGGCTCGGGCGTGGGCAGCTGCCTTGGAGAAGACTGGGTCTGAGGACTTACAAAGAAGTACAGGCCAGGATAGTTCTGCTGAAGAAGATGCTCTGGACCTCTGCCCTAAGCTGCTCGACACTAGTCGAGCCAACCCCATTCTCTCACTGAATGACTCTGCTCAAGCCGACCCCATGCCAGTTGACTCTGTTGAAGCTGATGCCACTGCATTTGGCCATGCTGTAGCTGAGTCTGTACCTGTTGACCAGGCTTCGGCTGGTACAGAGCTGCTCGGTCCTCTCCCAGTAGGCCCAGTGCTGACTGACCCAGTCCAGGCTGACAGGGCAAGAATTGGACCTGCCGTGGCCATTCCCACTTCAGATAACGTGTCTCCAGCTGGTGCTATCCCAGCTGACACAGTGGTAGCCGACCCCGTTCCAAATGACCTGACTCCAGTAGATCCTGTGGTAGTTAAGTCCAGACCAACTGACCCTAGACGTGCTGCAATAGCAGCAGCTCAGGGGAGTCGTCTTTCCCTGGAGTCCTCTAACCAGCCCAGGGCCGTCACCCCTGACGGCAAGGGTGTTCTAGGTCCTCCGAAGGTGGAAGGTAGCACCAGTGCTACAACCCAAGAAGCCAGACCTCGGCCTCTCAGCCTGTCTGAGTACCGGCAACGAAGGCAGCAACGGCAAAAAGAAGCAGAAGGCAGGAGTTCTCAGCCCCCCGCTGGCAAGTGGCCTAGTCTCCCAGAGACCCCCACAGAACTGGCAGATATCCCCTGTCTCGTTCCACCAGCCCCAGCCAAGAAGACCGctccacagagaagccctgtagCTCTAGcagagacttgttttgtgtctgtggGTACCAGCCCTGCTTCCCCTAGTCCCGAGCCGTCTGCCAGCAAACCTATGGCTTCAGCTCACTCTGAACAGGTGCCGTCTCATGAGGTGCCACTTGCAGTTAGACCGCCCCCTCCCGCCTTGCAGTCTGTGTCTCCTGCTGGGCCCATCCCTTCCGCAATGCCccctcctctgcctttccctccaGGCAtacctcctctgcttcctcttccttcaggTGGCCACGGAGTCCCCAGTGTGCCCCCACCTCCCTTGCAGCCACCCGGCCTTGCAGTGTCCGTGAGACAAATGCCACCTGACCCCTATGCCCACTCTGCCCCTGTGCCACCCTGGCCTTGGTATCCTTCTGTGTCCTCTCCCGGCTACCCTTGTCTGCCCCCACAACCAACGGTGCCCATGGTGTCTGGCACTCCTGGCACCTATGCTGTACCCCCAACTTGCAATGTGCCTTGGGTACCCCCTCCTGCACCAGTTTCACCTTACAGCTCCAGCTGTGCCTATGGGCCTGTGGGGTGGGGCCCAGGGCCGCAGCAGCCTCCGCAGCCTCCGCTCTGGTCTACTGTCTCCCCACCTTTGTCTTCAGCCTCAGCTGGAAGAGCTGTTCCCCCATCCAAGGTAGAATCCAGTAGTAATCCAGCTGGTCCTCCTGAAGATAAGCTTCCTGTGCCAGTGACTCCTTCCCTAAGCTCTGGGCCGGCCAGCCCCATAGCTCCATCGATAGAGCCCCCAAAGCTAGAGCCTCAGCCAGTGCCTGTGTCTCCCCAGCCAAAACACAAAGAGTCTACCTTGGCACAAAGTCCCCAGGCCAAGgctccaccatgtctggctgccgAGTGTGAAGCTCTTGGGGAGTCTGCATCAGAGAGGCTAAAGCCTGAGGCTCAGGAGACCTCAACAAAGGAGAAGCCCCCCTCTGCAGCTGTCAAGGCTGTTCCCATACCAAGGCAGAGCACTGTCCCGAAGATGCCTGCTGTCCATCCAGCCCGTCTAAGGAAGCTGTCCTTCCTGCCCACCCCGCGTTCTCAGGGCTCTGAGGATGTGGTCCAGGCATTCATCAGTGAGATTG GAATCGAAGCATCGGACCTGTCCAGTCTGTTGGAGCAGTTTGAGAAATCAGAAG CCAAAAAGGAGTGTCCTCTCCCGGCTCCTGCTGACAGCTTGGCTGTAGGAAACTCAGG CAGCATTGACACTCCCCCGGAGAAGAGACCCCTAGACCGGTTACAAGCCCCAGAACTGGCCAACGTGGCAG gGCTCACCCCTCCAGCTACCCCTCCCCACCAGTTATGGAAGCCCCTGGCTGCTGTCTCACTGTTGGCCAGAGCCAAATCTCCTAAATCTACCGCCCAGGAGGGAACCCTGAAGCCTGAAGGAGTTACAGAGGCCAAACATCCAGCTGCAGCCTGCCTCCAAGAAGGGGTCCATGGTCCTAGTCCTgtccatgtgggctctggggaccaTGACTATTGTGTCCGAAGCAGGACACCCCCCAGAAAGATGCCTGCCCTAGTCATTCCAGAGGTGGGCTCCCGATGGAATGTCAAGCGCCATCAGGATATCACCATCAAACCTGTCTTGTCACTGGGCCCAGCCGCTCCCCTACTTCCATGCACGACTTCCCAGGAACCACTTGATCACAGGACTAGAAATGAGCAGGCAGAGCCTCCAGCGCCCTGCCTTGCCCCGTCCTCCCTGCTGTCTCCTGAGGCCTCACCCTGCCGGAATGACATGAACACTAGGACTCCCTCTGAGCCCCCAGGCAAGCAGCAGTCAATGCGCTGTTACCGAAAAGCCTGCAGATCAGTCAGCCCCCCAGGTCGGGGCTGGCAGGGCCGCCGTGGCCGCAGCAGCCGGTCTGTCAGCTCTGGGTCCAACCGGACCAGCGAAGCATCCTCCTCTTCATCGGTGTCTTCCTCATCCCGATCCCGGTCCAggtccctctcccccccccacaagAGGTGGCGAAG GTCCAGCTGCAGTTCCTCTGGGCGCTCCAGAAGGTGTTCATCCtcttcatcatcttcctcctcttcctcatcctcatcctccagttccagaagccgttctccctctgtctcccctcacAGAAGAAGTGATCGAAGACGGCG GTACAGCTCTTACCGTTCAAATGACCATTACCAAAGGCAGAGGGTGCTGCAGAAGGAGCGCGCCATA GAGGAGAGAAGGGTAGTCTTCATTGGGAAAATACCTAGCCGCATGACTCGGtcagagctgaagcagaggttCTCTGTTTTTGGAGAGATTGAGGAGTGCACCATTCATTTTCGTGTTCAAGG CGACAACTATGGTTTCGTCACTTACCGTTATGCTGAAGAGGCCTTCGCAGCTATCGAGAGTGGCCACAAGTTGCGGCAGGCAGATGAACAGCCCTTTGACCTTTGCTTTGGGGGCCGCAGGCAGTTCTGCAAGAGGAGCTACTCTGACCTTG ACTCCAATCGGGAAGACTTTGATCCTGCCCCGGTGAAGAGCAAATTTGATTCTCTTGACTTTGATACATTGTTGAAACAGGCCCAGAAGAACCTGAGGAGGTAA